The genomic window CGCACTGCGGGACGCGCCCGCAAGCGCCACAGCCGGCCAGCCGCCGCGTGATGCAAGCCCCCAGAGCTTGATGCGGATGATGATGGACCAGCATGACGTAAAGGTCGAGGTTTGCGCCATATATCTGCCGGGTCGCGGCGCAGACGCATCGGTCCTGATCGACGGTGTGACGCCGGCAGACCCCGCCGCGATGTCCCGCAGCATCATCGCCGACGACACCGTGGTGATGAGTTTCTGACCGCCTGAGGCCCTCGCCAGCGACGGACGGGGGCTTCATATCTTCTTGCCAGGTCGTCGCACCAGCGCGCAGCCCGGCAGGCTGGCCAGTGCAAGCGAAATTATAAACCCGACAGGCTTGGCCACAAGATCGCCCCGCATCACGATCTGGCTTGCGAAATCATATCCCAGCCCGCATAGCCACAGACCCATAGCGCTTCGCCGAGCGTGGCGGGCAGGGTGCCAACGCCCAGGCATCCGATCTGGAATCCGGCCTGATCGCCCAGAAACGCACCGACCAGCGCGGCAGCAAAATAGCGAAATCTGCGGGCAAGCCCGCGCGAAGGCATCGCCGCGCCCGGCCCGCCAGCAGCTTTTTTCTAACGGTTTGTGGCAAGATGATGGGGCGCGCGGTCCCGGGCCATGCCCGCCCCGGCTTTCACCCCCCGGCCTGCCGCACCGCCTTGCCCTTCACGCCAAGGGCACCGGCAAGGCGCAGAACATCCCGAAACGCCTGCGGGGCTTTCTGTGGGTGGTCGGGAAATCAGGGGAAATCAGATCAACGCCACCCGCAGCCAAGCCCTGCTGCACCCTCATGCCCCCGGCCTGTCCTGTCGCAATCAGCAGCATACAAGCGTTTTCAGGAAGGCGGGTCTCATGGCGGGTGTCCCGCAAAGCCTGCCGCAAGCGCTTGATTTTCTTGGGTTTGTGGCGGAGAGGGTGGGATTCGAACCCACGGAACCCGTGAAGGCTCAACGGTTTTCGAGACCGCCCCGTTCGAC from Paracoccus sp. SMMA_5_TC includes these protein-coding regions:
- a CDS encoding DsrE family protein, whose product is MKQLLPVLALSTALAGPALADEQRNLVTILTAPEPQTQLMAMVLTLNAVQQGAKAQILLCGPGGDIALRDAPASATAGQPPRDASPQSLMRMMMDQHDVKVEVCAIYLPGRGADASVLIDGVTPADPAAMSRSIIADDTVVMSF